CATTTGATGAAATTCAGCTGCCTCTGGCTGTTATTGCGCTAAAGCAGGGGGTTGGGCGCCTGATCCGTGATAAGACAGACAAAGGTGTACTAATTATTTGCGATAATCGTCTGGTTACGCGAAAATACGGTGAAACCTTTATTAAAAGTTTGCCTCCCATGTCACGTACTCGCGATTTGGATAAGGCGTTGTCATTTTTAGAGAATATTGACCAGCATGAAATATAATTTGCTTGCCCTGGATGCTTCAACGGAAGCTCTTAGCCTGGCGTTGTCGTACAACGGCAACCTGTATCGCCACTTTGAAGAGTGCCCTCAGCAACATAGTCAGAAAATATTGCCTTTAGTCGAGCAACTGTTTACTGAAGCAGGTTGTCAGCTTAAAGATCTGGATGGTCTGGTATTTGGCCGTGGACCAGGCAGTTTTACTGGGGTACGTATCGGAGTCGCTGTTGCCCAGGGGTTAGCGTATTCCGGAAACTTGCAACTGGCAGGTGTTTCGACGCTTCAGGCAATGGCACAACAGGCATTTGCGCAAACCCAAGCAAAGCAGGTTTTGGTTGCGATTGACGCGCGTATGGGTGAGGTTTATCTTTGTCATTATACCCGTTCGGATAATAATCAGGCGATTGCCTTGGGTGAAGAAAGAGTGATTAAGCCTGAGCTTATTGACGGTGAATTTGAAGGCGTACTTGCAGTCGGCACTGGCTGGCAGACCTATTCGGATGTCGCTGAAAAGCTCGGTCTCGAAGTACATAATGATATTACGCTGCCGCATGCTGAATATATGTTAGATACCGGCATTGCGCAGTTTGAAGCCGGTAAGGTTGTTAATGCTGCAGACGCTCAGCCCCGGTATGTTAGGGATACAGTGACGTGGAAGAAGTTGCCCGGACGCGAGTAACGGGCTAACCTTATACTGGTGCATTGGGTTTTTGGTGATATAGACTGATGAAAATCAACCAGCTTGTTCAAAATCAGGATACTTATCAACTGAGACAGTCGGTTGTTAAACCTGCTGTGAGCGACACCCAAGCACCAGTTCGGCAAGCTGCTAAACTCAAATACTCCGATGCGGGTGTCGCACTGGCCCAGCAGTATACTGATGACAAAAGAGATGTCATCTATGATCAGCCTAACTTTAAAACCAGTGTTGCTATACAATCCTATAGTGCAATTCAAAACCAAGAACGGCGAAGCGAAGTTCAGTCACTACTTGGAGTCAGCATTTACGCCTGACATTTTACCTAATCGTTCATAATTACTCTTTGTCTTAATAAGTGCCTCTCTGCGGCCCGTTTCTCGGCTTGAATATTTTTCAGCAAAAATTTAGTCAATTCATTTGTTTTAATCTGCTTTTGGAGTAATGTTAAAAGAAAATAACAATTTATGGTCACGCGTTTGCTGAACAGATTTAACCAGTTTGCACTCAAGCTTTCTTCAAATACGGTTGTTTTGTCGTTGCGCGAAGGTTATATCGCGCTCATCCCATTTTTTATTGTTGCATCAGTAATTACTCTTCTAAACCAGTGGCTTGGAGATGACCTAAGTAAATTAAAGTATCAAGCGCTTGGTGACTTTAATACGCTGGTGTGGGGGATTTTCCCGTTACTTACACTCATTTCTTTCAGTTACTATCTGTCGAAGAACCTTAAAATACACACCATCGCTGGGCCTGTCTTAGTGCTGGCTTGTTTCACAGCGACGACAGGTTACATTGAGATCAGTCAGGGAGCGCTCAATATAGTGCACCGTAATGGTATGCTATATTCTCTACTAATGCCGGTTCTGTGTTGTTACCTGCTGGCTTATATTGAGCGGATCCGCTGGTTAAGATTGGTAGGGATTAGCTCGATTAGTCTGTTTTTGCGTAAACACCTTAATTTGATCATTCCTTATATTCTCGTCACCGCGATCATTTTGTTAGTTATTCCTCTATTCGATCATTTCACCGGTCAGCTTCATAGTACCTTGAAACTGCTTAATCCTACCTGGAGTGTATTCGAGAAAATTTCGGCGCAGCTGATCTTTTCACATTTACTGTGGTTTATTGGTGTTCATGGCGATAACACATACCATTTGTTGGTGTCGGGCGAGTTAACCGATTATCTGGTGTTACCTCAACTTTCGAGCTACGACTTCTATACCTGCTTCGTTATTATTGGTGGTACGGGCTGTATCTGGGGCCTGATCATTGCGTCTTTGCTACTTAAAAATGCACGTCATGAGCGAAGCATAGCAATGATTGCTTCGCCGCTTGCGTTGTTTAACATCAGTGAGGTGATGCTCTATGCTTTGCCTATTGTCTTTAATCCTTATCTGCTTATCCCATTTTTGCTGAGCCCTTTATTAAATGCGTTAATTTCCTATGTGTGTATTTCAACTGGCGTTATCACACTGGCACCTGCAATGGATATTCCCTGGTTTACGCCTGTGTTTATCAGTGGCTGGTTATTGACGCAAAGTATCAGTGGGGTTGTACTTCAAATCCTATTAATTGCACTCAATGCTGTTTTGTATTATCCATTTTTAAAATTTAACCGGGATCACAACTTGTCCGGTAAGGCGTTGGATGTGTTACTTAAGCGATTTACGACTGGCAGATTGATAGAGGCGGGGGCAGAAAGCCTATACACTCGCTCGCAACGTGAAGAGCAAATCAATGTACACAGCTTGAAGGAAGTGACGGATGCGCTTAACCGGGGAGAATTGATGTTGTTCTATCAGCCAAAAATAAATCCTTACACGAAGGAAGTTGTTGGCTTTGAAGCCTTGTTGAGGTTAAAAGAGGCGGATGGACAGATTCAGGGCCCCTGGTTTTTAGCAACGCTGGAGCAACACTCGCTGCTACATATCATAGATAACTTTGTTATCGATCAGCTTGAAGTAGACCTTGAGCAGTTTGCCAGAGCAGGGTTCAGGCCCAAAGTCAGTTTTAACATCTCGCCTCAAAATCTGCTAACCGGCGGGTATAAACGCATCGTGAAGGCATTTGCGGATTATCCAGGTCAGATTGAGGTTGAATTACTTGAGTCCAGTTACATCGAGGATTTTAACAGGACGGTTGATGTGGTTAATTTGCTTCGTGAGCATAAGATAGCGTGCGCTATGGATGATTTTGGCACGGGCTACTCTTGTCTATCCGTTTTATCAAAACTCAATATTGATACGATTAAACTAGACCGAAGTTTGTTGCCCGAGAGCTATAACTGTAAATCTGTATCTTTATACACCAATCTTTCGGAGATGATCGCTAAACTCGGCTTCCAGCTGGTGGCTGAAGGCGTAGAGACAAAAGAAGAGGAAAATCTGGTTAAACAGTCGCAGGTAGACTGTGTGCAGGGATTCCTATATTACAAAGCTATGCCTATAGAGGATGCTATGGGGCTGCTAAATACCCAGGCTAACGGCAACGAACATGAAATGATTCGTGATCCCACAACTTGAGTAAGCGGATCAGTGATGATGATCCGCTTGACCGTATGCTTGTTATTTCTCTATGTAGGAGATCAGCTTATCGGCAATTTGCGTGTTGTTCAGAGAACCAATGAATGCATCGCGTCCTTCGCCATAGGCAAATACCTGTACATCGATTGCTGTGTGCCCCTTGGTTGTCCAGCCAGTATAGCTGGCATCATTGATGATTTTATTTGCTGCTTTATATAAGGCCTCTTTTGAGTCCTTTTGTGCTTTGATAAGCGCCTTCTTGGTGTCTTCGTCAAAGGGCAAACCGGTCAGCTGAGTCCAGAACTTGGCCATTTGCTTAGGTTTCGCCTCTGAAATAGTATTGGTAAGCTCTTTCACTGAGGCTTTCGCTTTTGCAACAACATTTGTCTTCCATTGATATACGCCATTGCTCCCCAGCGTCAGGCCGCCGGTAGAGTGATCAGCAGTCACAACCAATATTGTGTCAGGATTTTTGTCTATATAGGCCTTAGCTGCGGTGATTGCGCCAGCGAAATCGTCCATTTCTTTCATCGCACAAGCGATGTCATTTGCATGTCCACACCAGTCGATCTGACTGCCTTCAATCATAACAAAGAAGCCTTTTTCATTGTTTTTGTCTAACAAATCCAGGGCTTTATTAGTCATTGTGGTCAGTCGCTTAGGTTCCTCACTGTCTATTGCATGAGGAAAAGCAACCTCTGCGAATAAACCCAGTGCCGGAAGGCGGCTGAGTGAATCAAGCTTGTCAAACGCGTCAGCATACTGGTAACCGGCTTCTTTGAATTCGCTGACCAGGTTTCTGTCATCACGAATAAAGTACTTGGTACCACCACCTAGCAGCAAGTCGACGGGTAATTTACCAGCAATTTTGTTGTCAATATAATCATCTGCAATTTCGTCATAGTTACGTCTTGATTCATTGTGTGCCGCGAAACTTGCTGGTGTGGCGTGGTTTATCTGGGATGTTGCCACGAGTGCTGTTGTCATGCCTTGCTCTTTGGCAATTTCCAACATAGTTTTAAGAGATTGCTTATGTGTATCTACCGCAATTGCTCCGTTGTAGCTTTTTTCGGCTGTACTGAGCGCCGTTGCGCCAGCTGCGCTGTCTGTCACCACGGTATCGTCGTCTGGATAGGTATGCGCCATGCCCACCAGGATAGAGTCAAATACAGTCGGTTCAACGAATTTGGTCGCTTTATCGTCCTGCATATAACGATAGGCTGTAGTGAAGGCTGGCCCCATACCATCACCAATCATATAAATGATATTCTTTGGTGCAGCAAATACTGAGTTTGATAAGGTACAGCCCAGGGCAAACGCCAGAGCGCTAATGTTGCGTGTCATAAATGATCCTTAATGTTCCCGTATTTTTGCTCGTATTGGCAATGAGTCAACCATTGTGAGGACAGTGATTAGTACTTTGCACGCGAGCTATAATGCGTAGAATATTAATGTAATACGCTCAATAAGAATATGAATTTATGTTGATTACTATTAAAAACAAGATAAAACAAGGACGGGTGGGTGGGTTCGCCTACCAGGAAGTGGGAGAGGGGGAGCAAGTTGTCCTGATGTTGCATGGCTGGCAGGATAACAGCAACAGCTTTTTGCCGTTGTTAGATAAGTTGCCACACCGTGCGCTAGAGGCGTTTAAGTTTATTGCGTTAGATTTCCCGGGTCATGGTAGTTCGGACTGGCGAAGTGCCGACGCGCATTATTATTTTGTAGAATATGTTTATGATGTTTTGGCTTTTCTTCGCGCTAAGCATATTGAGTGTTGCCATATCGTCGGGCATTCGATGGGGGCTTTGGTTGGTGGTTTGTTCACCAGCCTGTATCCTGAAAAAGTAAATACACTGACATTGATAGACGGTATTGGACTATTATATCAAAGTGATAAAAACGCTAAGCAACAGTTGCTTGATGCATTTGCAGCACGGCAGGTAGTTGAGCAAGTTAACGAGACAACTTTGCGCCTGTTTGCTGACAAACAAGCTATCATCAAAGCACGGCTTAAAGTTAGCGATTTCAACGAAGAAATTGCTGCTATATTAATGGAGCGAAACATTGAAGAGCTTGAGGAGGGCGCGCGCTTAACGACGGACCCAAAATTAAAGCTACCTTCTACAACGCGTTTTTCACGTGCTCAGGCGCTATCGCTGTTGCAAGGTGTGAAAACGCCCGCTTTGGCAATTATGGGGGCGTCTGGGTACGCACAAATGAAGCATAGCTTAGGGCAGTTTTCTGAATGCTTTGAAGCGTTTACATGTATAGAGGTTGCAGGTGGACACCACTGTCACATGGAGAATCCGGAACAAGTGTTAGAACAGGTTTTAACACATATAAAACATCCCGGCGTTTCCTGATTGTATAATTGTGTCAAATGTGGGACTATCTGAGCTTTAGAGTATTTACTCAATTGTTTGTGTGCCTTAATTGTATTAAGGTAAGACCAATATAAAAAATAACGAGAACACAGGAGCTTAGAGTGGAAAAAATCTGGCTAAAGCGCTACCCCGAAGGGGTGCCGGAAACAATCGACCCAGAACACTACAACTCGCTGCTTGAACTATTCGACAAAAGTTTTAGAGAGTTTGCCCAGTTACCGGCTTTCAGTAACATGGGTAAAACAATGACTTACCAACAAGTTGATGAGGCTACCAAGGCAGTTGCCAGTTATATTCAAAATACCCTTAAATTAGGTAAAGGGGACAAAATAGCGGTGATGATGCCAAACCTGCTGCAAACCCCCATCACCATTTTGGGGGTGTTACGAGCTGGTTGTACGGTGGTCAATGTGAACCCCTTGTACACAGTGCGAGAGCTTGAGCATCAGCTTAATGACTCAGAAACAAAAGCAATCTTCATATTGGCAAACTTTGCACATACACTCGAAAAGGCACTGCCAACGACGGGCGTCAAACATATAGTGGTGACGCAAATTGGCGACATGCTAGGTGGCATCAAGAAGCACTTAGTCAATTTTGTGGTTAAAAAGTTTAAGAAAATGGTGCCTGATTATGACTTGCCGGACGTAAAGCCTTTTGCACAAGCGATAAGTGCTGACCCCAGCCAATATAAAGTACCTGAGGTGGCACTAACAGACTTGGCATTTCTCCAGTATACGGGTGGTACGACCGGAGTTTCCAAAGGTGCAATGCTGACTCACGGCAATATGGTTGCGAATTTGGAGCAGGTTTCTGGTTGTCTTGATAAAGTACTGGATAAGGGTCGCGAAGTAGTCGTGACTGCGTTACCGCTTTATCATATTTTTGCACTGACAGCGAACTGCCTTACCTTCATGAAGTATGGTGGCCACAACCTATTGATCACAAACCCGAGGGATATGCCTGGCTTTGTTAAAGAGTTATCAAAATACCCCTTCACCGTCATGACTGGCGTAAATACTTTGTTTAACGGTTTACTTAACACGCCAGGGTTTTCCGACCTGGACTTTTCAACACTGAAGGTGTCGCTTGGTGGTGGTATGGCTGTGCAGCGACCAGTTGCTGAGCGGTGGCAAAATGTGACAAAGAGCAAGCTTATGGAAGGCTATGGCCTGACAGAGTGTGCGCCTTTGGTTACTATTTGTCCATGGGACATTGATGGCTATAATGGTTCAATTGGATTACCGGCACCCAGTACGGATCTGAAAATCATTAATGATCAGGGTGAAGAGATGCCGCTGGGCGAGCCAGGAGAGCTTTGTGTTAAAGGTCCTCAGGTCATGGCTGGCTACTATAATCGTCCGGACGCAACAGCTGAATGTTTGCAGGATGGCTGGTTCGCAACAGGTGATATTGCTATTTATGATGAAGAAGGCTTTTTCTACATCGTAGATCGTAAAAAAGATATGATTTTGGTCTCTGGTTTTAACGTGTTCCCTAATGAGATTGAAGAAGTCGTTGCAATGCACGATGGTGTGTTGGAAGTGGCAGCTGTCGGTGTGCCGCATGAAGTCAGTGGCGAACAGGTGAAAGTTTTTGTTGTGAGAAAGGATCCATCTTTGACAGAAAAAGATATAATAAGTCATTGTCGCGACAAGCTAACCAATTATAAAGTCCCTAAATTGGTCGAATTCAGAGATGAATTACCGAAGACCAATGTCGGCAAAATATTGCGTAGGGCATTAAAGTAAAGAGAAACCGGCGAAAGCCGGTTTTTTATAGGGAGTAAATGTGCAGTATCAATTTATCCAACATCAAACTGAGCTTGATGCTTTTACAGCGAAACTGACAGATAGCGATGTGCTTGCGATAGACACAGAGTTTATGCGCCGAAGAACTTTGTATCCAGAAATCGCGTTGATCCAGGTTTATAACGGTGAGCATCTTGCCCTGATAGACCCATTAAGTGAGCTCGATTTTTCAGGGTTATGGCATTTACTTCGGGATGAACAGATCGTAAAAGTACTTCATTCTCCCTCTGAAGATATCGAGGTATTCCAGAAGTTTGCAGGATTTGTACCCGCACCACTGTTTGATACGCAGTTTGCATTGCAGCTGCTTGGAGAGGGGAATTGTGTCGGATTCGCCAATATGGTGAAAATGATGCTGGATGTTGAACTTGATAAGAGTATGTCCAGAACTGACTGGCTCAAACGTCCATTACAGGCAAGCCAGCTTGAGTATGCTGCGGCGGATGTATTTTACCTGCTCCCTTGCTATGAAAGTCTCAGCAAAAAGGTCGCTGAGAAAGGGTTGTCGGATATCGTGACCTCTGAGTCCCAACTGATTGCCCAAAAGCGTGCTTTCAGGACGCCGGACGCTTATCTATATTTAAGTGTAAAAAATGTCTGGCAATTAAAACCTCGGGACCTGGCTGTATTACGTGAGCTTGCAAGTTGGCGACAAAATAAAGCCGAGAAGAAAAACCTGGCACTTAACTTTGTACTTAAAGAACAAAATATGGTTGAGATTGCAAAACGTCGGCCATGCTCGCTGAACAGCCTTCGTAATGTACCTGGTGTGGAACAAATGGAAGTAAACCGCTCTGGTAAGGAAATTCTGGCGTGTATTGAAGCTGGTAAAGCTGTACCAGAAGCTGATTTACCAAAACGGGTGCAACGATTGATTGATTTCCCCGGTTATAAGGGGGCTGCTAAAGAAATAAAACAATCGATAGCTGAAGTTGCTAAACAACAGGGGATCCCGCTGGATGTATTTGCTTCTAAGAAGCAAATTAATCAGGTGATAGGGTGGAACTGGAAACTAGATGATGCGCAAAGAAATAAGTTTATGAAGCCAGATTTGTTTTTGGGCTGGCGTGATAGTCAGTTAAAAGATGCACTTTCTAAATGGCAGGTTGAGTAGAGATTTAAGATACAAAAACGCCGCACATTGTGCGGCGTTTTTGTATGCGTGTTACTTTTGTTCGTCATCCGGAAGCGTTACATTAAGCTCTAATACAGCTAAATCGTCTTCGTTTTGCTCAAACTGAACATTGACCGCATCCGAGTCAACTTTGACATACTTACGGATAACTTCGAGTATGTCTTGCTTTAACTGAGGCAGATAATCGGGGGTGCCACGCTTGGAGCGTTCATGGGCAACGATTATTTGTAGCCGCTCTTTAGCCAGCGAAGCGCTGGACTTTTTCTCGGATCGAAAATAATCAAGTAAAGACACATTAACCTCCAAAAATCCGCTTTAACAGTCCTTTCTTTTCAACGTTCAAAAATCTGAAGTCGATGATTTCACCCAATAAGCGATTGATAGCATCGCTGTATGCCTGTCCTGCATCTGATTCTGTATCTAGGATAACAGGTTGTCCCGAGTTAGATGCATTTAAAACGGCTTTAGACTCTGGGATCACACCGAGTAAGTCGATTGCCAGGATCTCCTGAACATCTTCCACCGACAACATGTCGCCGCTTTCAACACGCTCTGGATTATAGCGGGTAAGTAGTAGGTGCTCTTTTACTGGTTCCAGACCATCTTCTGCGCGTTTTGATTTGCTTTGTAAAATCCCAAGAATGCGATCAGAGTCTCGAACGGAAGAAACTTCTGGGTTAGTTGTTACAATCGCTTCATCGGCAAAGTACAGTGCCATCATCGCACCGGCTTCGATGCCTGCAGGGGAGTCGCAGATAATAAAATCAAAGTCTTCCGACATTTCTTTTAATACACGTTCAACGCCTTCTTTTGTCAGGGCATCTTTGTCGCGAGTTTGTGACGCAGGTAAGATATAGAGTTTTTCAACGCGTTTATCTTTGATCAGCGCCTGATTAAGGTTTGCCTCACCATTTATGACGTTTACAAAATCATAGACGACGCGACGTTCGCAGCCCATGATGAGATCTAAGTTACGCAGGCCAATATCAAAGTCGATAATGGCTGTTTTGTATCCTTTAAGCGCAAGACCTGTGCCGATCGCTGCACTTGATGTGGTTTTACCTACACCACCTTTACCTGAAGTTACGACAATAATCTTTGCCATCTGAATTATCCTTTGACCAATGCTGTTAATTCTAATGATTCGTTATTTTGTGAAATCTGGCAGGCCTTGCTCCAGTGCTCACCCTGAAGAGAGTCACTGATCCAATAACTGCCGCCGACTGAAACAAGCTCTGCTTCAAGTTTCTGACAGTAGATACTCGCCTCATGATTTCCTTGCGCACCAGCGATAGCACGGCCTCTGAGCGTGCCATAGATGTGAATATTGCCATCGGCAATGACCTCTGCACCGTGGCTGACTGCGCCAAGTACAATGAGATCCCGGTCCTTCGCGTAAATTTGTTGCCCGGAGCGTACTGTGCCATTAATGACCTGAGCACCAAGATAGACTTCTTTTTCGACTATTTGTGTGTCTTGGCTATCCTGGGTAACAGGTTTAACATCTTTAGTATAGTTTAATACAGATAAGCCAATTTCTTTGGCTTCTGCATTGTGCTGTTCTGTACCGTTACAAATACCAACCGGGTTTAATGCTAACGCCGCAAGAATACGTTTCAAATCGCTGAGCACTATGCTCTGCTCCCGGACGTCTGCAAGATTGATTACGATGGGTGCTCCTTTAAAAAACTTAGGAGCTTGGGAAATTTTATCACTCAGTTGCTGTTTTACATTACCAAGGTCGGCATCGAAGAGGTGTAAAACTGAGAGAGTAAACAGGTTTCCCTTCAATTCAAAAGACTGTGTAGACATAAGCGCTCAATACCAGTGCGAACTCTGATTAATATTGTTCTGACCCCGTACTCTGTACGTTTGAGAGTCGCAAAACTTTCCAAATATTATATAGGTCATGGTATAGTGCTGCTCTCAGATTAGCAAGATTTTATAGGGTTATAATGCTAGCCGCAGTATATAAAAGTAGTAAAAAAGCCGATACCTATCTTTTTATTGAAAAACGAGACGATTTTAGCAAAGTCCCTGACCCTTTAATGGCTACTTTTGGTACGCCAATATTTGTAATCATTGTGGATTTAGCAAAACGCAAGAAACTCGGTACTGCTGATTTAAGTAACGTTAAGCAGAAATTAATCGAAGATGGGTTTTATTTGCAGCTGCCACCTCCACAAGAAAATCTTCTGGACGAATTAAAAAGACAAAACGGAGTAAAAAGTGACTAAAACACTATCCGCATTATTAGTATCTTTATGTCTGGCATCGCAAACCGTTAAAGCGGATGAACAGGCGCGTTTCGACAGTTATGTAGAAGTTTTAAAGGCTGAAGCGCTTGAGCGTGGTTACACACCCGCGCTGATAGAAGCGGCGTTCAGCACAGTCAAATTCAAAAAGAAAGTCATTAAACAAGATAAGAACCAGCCAGAGATTGTTGAAACGCTGGAAACTTATCTGCCTAAGCGCGTACCAGATTGGAAAGTCAAGCGTGCACGTAAGCTGTATAAAGAAAACAAAGAGCTGCTGGATAGGATCAGCAAAGACTTTGGTGTGCAGGGGCGCTTTATCGTTGCACTGTGGGGTCTTGAAAGTAGCTTTGGCCGGGTTCAGGGCGGCTATCCAGTGATCAGCTCACTGGTTACATTGGCATTTGATGGTCGCCGAGAAGCGCTGTATAAACGACAGTTATGGGCTGCACTGGACATTCTTAAAGATGGCCATGTAAATGTTGACAATTTCAAAGGCTCCTGGGCTGGTGCAATGGGGCAATCGCAGTTTATGCCAACGTCATTCAACTCTTATGCCGTTGACTACAACAAAGATGGCAAGAAAGACATCTGGACAAGCAAAGAAGATGCTCTGGCATCCATAGCAAATTACCTGAAGAGTGTTGGTTGGAATGACAGTCTGACCTGGGGCCGGCAGGTAAAGTTGCCGGAGGACTTCCCTAGCCAGTACGTCCTCAAGCGAGGTTCAAAAAATCACAAGCAATGGCTTGAGTTTTGGCGAGAC
This window of the Pseudoalteromonas rubra genome carries:
- a CDS encoding lytic murein transglycosylase is translated as MTKTLSALLVSLCLASQTVKADEQARFDSYVEVLKAEALERGYTPALIEAAFSTVKFKKKVIKQDKNQPEIVETLETYLPKRVPDWKVKRARKLYKENKELLDRISKDFGVQGRFIVALWGLESSFGRVQGGYPVISSLVTLAFDGRREALYKRQLWAALDILKDGHVNVDNFKGSWAGAMGQSQFMPTSFNSYAVDYNKDGKKDIWTSKEDALASIANYLKSVGWNDSLTWGRQVKLPEDFPSQYVLKRGSKNHKQWLEFWRDSERSLQEWQSLGVRRADGTDLPKVNISAALVMPDDMNGRMYLAYNNYKALMNWNRSYYFATSVGYLSDRIGYPKI